The DNA sequence ATAGTGAAAGCAGTGACGGGTAGAAAAGGAACATGGTAAGAAAAGCAGTGTGTACCATGCACAACGAGTTCGTCTTCTGACAGTACTTCGGTTTCGTGAATCATGGTAAAAAAAGACCCAACTGGTTCTACCGGAGGAAATTTGAAGCAAAGCAGATTGGAGCAAGTAAGAAGGGAGGATAAAGATCAACGAAGGCCAACCTGGAACATGGACTTTGATGATCCCAAGAACAGTGTCTTAAAGGAAGCTTACGGTACTTAATGTTCGCAAAGATATTTAATTCACGGGCTTTATAGAAAACCACACTTCAGATGTCTCATGTAAACAGTGGAATCGAAGAAATTAGACAGAGAAATAAACAATGGTTGAAAAAGGCGTGCCTTTTGCGGCCAAAAGCCTTCTAATCAGCTAAGAAAGCCGAAAAATCCGGAGGAACAAAGTAGAACAAGTGATCATTGGCAATGCCGGTAGCCACCGAGATGGTGACGCACAAGAAAGAACGGACTCCAAATCCAAATCTTGGAAGGGTTTGAGAAAACCAACCTGCTTGCCTCGAGCTCAAGAACATTTTCCCCAAAGGAAGCTTCCGAACCAGCATCATCCTTAGATGAGGCTTCCGGAACAGCCACCGCCGCCTCTGACGACGCCTTTGCCTTCTTTAAGCAGCGATTCCTCATGGACACCGACCCCGCGGAGTCCGAATTCACTCGACTCTCCCCCATTCCTGCTGGCGGATTGCTGCTGAACTTGGGGGTAGGGCCGGAATTAGGGTTAGCGCTCAGCGTGTTCTTGGCAGCGGGCCTAGACCTAACGGAGGAGGGGGCGGGGAGGTGCTTTTGGAGGCGGCGGTTCCGGAGCTGGAGGTAGGAGTAGGCTTCCGCCGGCGAGGACTCCTGGAGGCGCTTGAGTGCCAGGGTTTTGGCCCTGGTGTGAACCCCAAAGGAGGACTGCTGGTGGGCGGCGTCCGCAACCGCCGCCTCCCCGCTAATCCTGACCTGCCTCGCGTACTTCGCCATCCCCGAACCCGGAGCTTTCGTCATAAAAGTATGATCTTTCGGCGGTAATCAAATCTTTTACCGCAAAGATCAAATCTTTAAGATGATGAAATGGTGAcggaagaacaaagggagaagaagaagaagaagaagaagaagaagcaagattGAAGAGTCAAAAAGGGTGCAGAGAAGAAGAGATGAGTGAGAAGGGAGAAATGGGAGCAGAAGGAACGAAGCCAAGTCGGGGAAGCGAAGAAACCCAAGCGGAGAAGAAGACCCGCATGCTTGAagggattattattattggaggttATTTATAAGGTGGTGAGGTCCACTTCGTTTTGCTCCGTCGATACGGATTTTATGAaattcatcattattattattattataaaatccaTCATTATTATTGTTATAAAATCTATCTAAGGATTTTATAgagaataaatatataaaaaattaaagattatCGTTTTACTCGGATCGATATGAAATAATTAGTAATATTAGCTTAAGTGTAGATCGGCAGATGGATCATCCTCGGGCAATTCACTCTAACTCGTTATATGAGCATCATTGTCTTCTCTTTCCTTCATCTACCTTTAATGATCATCATCTGTTATTAAAGGTATGTTTTCTCTTATTCTTTTTAGTCATCTCTCCTCCTACGTCTACCTATTCCTCCACCACCTTCTCTTTCTATTTACTCTTCTTCCTATCTTCattatcttcttctttctcttataTGCTCTTCCTTTCtaatctcttcctcttctttttttctccttaAAACATATCAATATATTATGTATCAATACATCGATATGGATTGGTCTGATTAGATAGATGACCAAAACATATTTGATATGATCCACAAATAAAATAACTATCCTTCCTCTTCTTTTGTTCTCCTTAAAACATATCAATATATTATGTATCAACACATCAATATGGATTGGTCCGATTAGATAGATGACCAAAACATATTTCATATCTGAATAGATGACCAAAGTGTTCATTTGGTTGAAAAAAAACTAGTGATATATGACAAGCCCTTTTTCTTTCATTAGCATATTGAATTGAAGAGAATAAGTAAATGGTCTGTGTTGGAATGGTTCAACTTTTATTTACTTTtggagaataataaaaaaataaaaaggataatTGATTTCTTATTTTCTGttttctgaatatatatatatatatatatatatatatatatatcacatttaTTTGTAATGTAATATCTCCTACTGATCATTGAATTTTGCTTTATCTCGAGTCGGAAATTGCAATTTGCTCTCATTTTCACCAACTCTTTCTCCCTATATCTTTGAAACTATTGACACATTATGGTATATGCCATCTTCACCGAAACATTTTATTTCACCACATTGTTTTGTCGAGTTTGTTTAAAACATCTTTTAATCGCTCTACATGATAGCTTGTTCATGAAAATTCAAGCTTGAATATGAGGTATTCCACTCAAAAGTTCAATCTATCTGAGATTGTATAATATTAATGGAGCTCAATCTGATCACAAACAATCATATATTTCCTTGAATCAAATAGTATTGAGATAAAGAAGACACGGAGTGAGAACTAAGAATTGAAAATattgtattatatatattatttggccCATATCCAAGTAGCTCAAGCTTTTATGTTGAATTAGTGTTTGACCTATGGTTTGATCGAATAAAGATAGATAACATCATGGCGTGGTAGATATGGATGAGTGAATCCGCTTCATAACATTAGGTTATATATAATAGGTTTGACTCATAACCTAATAGCTTAAGTCTTTGGATTGAGTTAATGTCTGACCTTTAATGACTCATCAATCCACTTAAAGAGAGTGACGAGAAAAGTCATAGTGCAAATGGCTTGTTGGTTATTAATCTATATTAGAAAAGGGAATCGATTAAGAAAAACTAAAAACCTCCAACCATAAATTCTAAGAGTTTGTTTCACATCTTTGTATGGAGGAGTTCCAATCATAAATTCTTGACATGGTTTCAAttttaattaaatcaatttgatagATCTCATTATAATTATGTTATATTCATTATATATAACCTCCACTCATTCAATCATTAATGATATATAACTGTTCTCTTGGttcatttatttttatctaacatgaaattttttttttttatgtcttctCATATTCATACTATCTGCGTCTATGCGTTATGTAATCATACTAGTATTTTTCTCATATTCGTTCAAACTTACTTTGTATATTTTCTAACACAACGAGATGATTCACTCATTCAGCTTTGTCCGTATTCGTATTCATTCAGTAAAACTTACAAGTTGACAatgacttcattttttttttccaatttgtTCAGTCAAATCCATATCTTGGACTTACCTATCAATCCCTTCTGTCATGCCATGTTATAAATCGAATAAAGTTTAAGTTAAGCCGATCAAAGTCAACATATATTAGattgaacatgaaatcaatccaAAAATCTAAATTTATTAGGTTATGGACCAAATTTGTAACTTAACTCCCCGATCCTTGAGATCATTCCCTTGACGCATCTTCTTTTTATCTTATATATAGgaagttttttcaaaaaaaaaaaaaaaggtatgcaTGTGATATCATACAATCTAATTAATTAATGAATCTTCTATGATCCGACTACAATTAAATGAATTAATTCACATGACAAAGATTGGGTTAATTACATAGGaatctctataattatgaaaataaaagatttaggttcatttaacatagtgtcATCGGTTTTACgaaaaaaataagaaattaatagataaaaatttaattttaatattctagttgGTAGTGACGGACGACAGCACCATTAGGGGTCACAAGTGGTTATTGTGGATGAGAAAATTAACAACGAGAGATTATGGTCACTTTGTATCTACATCAACATCGATGTAGTTGTCGAGCGATCCTttcgtcgctctacatctgcattgGCGTTGATGCAATTACTAACGGTGAAAGAGTCACTCGACATTTGCATCGACGTTGACACAAATGCAGAGAGACATCGCTCGACAACTACGTCGATGTTGATGTATCGATATCGACAACACAATTACAGAGTGGCTAAAGGGTGACTTGTTGCATCGAAATCGACGTAGTTGTCAAGTGACGAAATGACTACTCGGCATTTGCATTTACGTCGGTGTCGACGTAATTATTGAGCGGTACTTTCACCGCTCGACATTTGCATTGGCGGCACTTTCATCACTCAACAACTACTTCGATGTCGACACAGATGCAAAGCAACAAAAGGGCTACCGGACAATTACGTCAGCGTCGATACAAATATAGAGCGGGTCTTATCTCTCATTGTCGTTGTCGTCGCTCTATTCATCTACATCAACCATCTGCAGCTTTCAATGACGCTATCGTCCATCACCatcaattaaaaaattaaaattatttttatatattattttacttttataatttaaaaaaataatataattttttaaatctaaaaaattaaatattgctGAGGTTTaacgtaatatataattagcttcgAAGATTGGTGTCAGTATACGTACTACTGCATGCACGCGGCGGAGGAAAACAGGTTGTCCGTTTTTGCTACTTGATGCGTAAAATATCAATGAAGCGTGTTGTTGCAAACCACCACGATCACGCCGCACATCGTTCGTCTTCCCAGCTCGGAGCAGCAATGGCAAGTCAAAGCTGCAACAGTTCTCAACTAGTCACTGAGAAGCCAAGTCGCTGGCATGCGGCTTCCGAGGCGATCCCCCCTTCAACTCTCTGCCGGTGTAGGTGAGGTCAAGTTAACGTGATAAAAGAAGTCTGCACAACAGTAGACAAACGTCATTCCAATGTACGGCGCTCCCGTGGGGGTTATTTCAATCATGTCTTTGTGACTTTTTATGTCGTCGAGTTAGATAGAGGTGAGACCGATGGGTTTCCCCATGCCATGCAGGTCTCGTGATACGTTCAGTTCTTCACACAAATCTGTCATGTAAACACGCGTGATCCAAATGGTCAAACGAGACATCACTTCACTGCATCGATTTGGGTCATTAGTGAGGAGATCATCGCACCCATCACTCGGTCCAATGCTATCGGACATACCATATATACGATTCGGTATAAATAT is a window from the Musa acuminata AAA Group cultivar baxijiao chromosome BXJ2-1, Cavendish_Baxijiao_AAA, whole genome shotgun sequence genome containing:
- the LOC135598723 gene encoding cyclin-dependent kinase inhibitor 4-like, with amino-acid sequence MTKAPGSGMAKYARQVRISGEAAVADAAHQQSSFGVHTRAKTLALKRLQESSPAEAYSYLQLRNRRLQKHLPAPSSVRSRPAAKNTLSANPNSGPTPKFSSNPPAGMGESRVNSDSAGSVSMRNRCLKKAKASSEAAVAVPEASSKDDAGSEASFGENVLELEASRSARESTPCSLTRNSDTIGSPGSTTRPTKFTVSSKRQASPIVPTDPEMEELFAGPEQLQQSRFIERYNFDVAKDQPLPGRYEWVKLDS